The following proteins come from a genomic window of Ornithinimicrobium cryptoxanthini:
- a CDS encoding 4-(cytidine 5'-diphospho)-2-C-methyl-D-erythritol kinase — MSQGAEPRGVTVRVPGKINLELVVGPLREDGYHELATVFHTVGIYDYVTAIESDRWSVQVSGATAEGVPGNSTNLAIKAAKALARRYGVEGAVALGIEKNIPVAGGMAGGSADAAAALVACDALWDLQLTRDELEPIAAGLGSDVPFLLHGGTAIGSGRGERLAPVLARGELHWVLWVSNKPGLSTPQVYAECDRLRAAAGVQVADPVPSGDLVAALRTMDTDAVGAALHNDLQEAACSLYPVLDDVLEAGLELGAQGAIVSGSGPTVAFLVGTQAAAIDLSVGLAARGPDGDIRRATGPVAGAQVVQSIVPPGPGFTG, encoded by the coding sequence ATGAGTCAGGGTGCCGAGCCCCGGGGAGTCACCGTCCGTGTCCCCGGCAAGATCAACCTGGAGCTGGTCGTGGGCCCGCTCCGGGAGGACGGCTACCACGAGCTGGCCACGGTGTTCCACACGGTCGGCATCTACGACTACGTCACCGCCATCGAGTCCGACCGCTGGTCCGTGCAGGTCAGTGGTGCCACGGCCGAGGGCGTGCCGGGCAACTCCACCAACCTCGCCATCAAGGCCGCCAAGGCCCTGGCGCGACGCTATGGCGTCGAGGGCGCCGTGGCCCTGGGGATCGAGAAGAACATCCCGGTCGCGGGCGGGATGGCCGGCGGTTCGGCAGATGCTGCCGCCGCCCTCGTGGCGTGCGACGCGCTCTGGGACCTGCAGCTGACCCGCGACGAACTGGAGCCGATCGCTGCCGGCCTCGGCTCGGACGTGCCGTTCCTGCTGCACGGCGGCACCGCGATCGGCTCGGGCCGGGGCGAGCGCCTGGCTCCGGTCCTGGCCCGCGGTGAGCTGCACTGGGTGCTCTGGGTCAGCAACAAGCCAGGCCTGTCGACCCCGCAGGTGTATGCCGAGTGCGACCGACTCCGCGCCGCAGCCGGCGTGCAGGTGGCCGACCCGGTGCCCTCAGGTGACCTGGTCGCCGCGCTGCGGACGATGGACACCGACGCGGTCGGTGCGGCGCTCCACAACGACCTGCAGGAGGCTGCCTGCTCGCTCTATCCCGTGCTCGACGACGTGCTCGAGGCCGGCCTCGAGCTCGGGGCGCAGGGCGCTATCGTGTCCGGCTCCGGCCCCACCGTGGCCTTCCTCGTCGGCACCCAGGCCGCAGCGATCGACCTCTCGGTCGGACTGGCCGCCCGTGGTCCCGACGGTGACATCCGCCGGGCCACCGGCCCCGTCGCCGGTGCCCAGGTGGTGCAGAGCATCGTCCCCCCCGGCCCTGGGTTCACCGGCTGA
- a CDS encoding TatD family hydrolase: MSDSSRGQAPPAPTPLPIPVVDNHCHLDIGRDGEPVPVAEQVAAAARVGVNRLVQVGCDRESARWTVGILDDHPALLGGVAIHPNEAPKHADAGELDEALAEIEELAAHPRVRVIGETGLDYFRTGPDGVAAQHESFRAHIAIARRTGLALQIHDRDAHDDVLRILAEEETPERVVLHCFSGDMEMARECVRRGYFLSFAGTVTFKNARDLRNALAVTPLEHLLVETDAPYLTPSPHRGQLNAPYLVPHTVRAMAETLNVAVPTLCEALSANSEAVYGPW; encoded by the coding sequence ATGAGCGACAGCTCGCGGGGGCAGGCGCCACCTGCGCCCACGCCGCTGCCGATCCCGGTGGTGGACAACCACTGCCATCTGGACATCGGCCGGGACGGTGAGCCGGTTCCGGTTGCCGAGCAGGTCGCGGCGGCCGCGCGGGTCGGCGTCAACCGACTGGTGCAGGTGGGGTGTGACCGGGAGAGCGCTCGCTGGACGGTCGGCATACTCGATGATCACCCTGCCCTCCTGGGTGGGGTGGCGATCCACCCCAACGAGGCGCCGAAGCATGCTGACGCGGGCGAGCTCGACGAGGCGCTGGCCGAGATCGAGGAGCTGGCCGCCCACCCGCGGGTGCGAGTCATCGGTGAGACCGGGCTGGACTACTTCCGCACCGGGCCGGACGGCGTCGCGGCACAGCACGAGTCCTTCCGGGCGCACATCGCGATCGCCAGGCGCACCGGACTGGCGCTGCAGATCCACGACCGCGACGCGCACGACGACGTGCTCCGCATCCTGGCTGAGGAGGAGACGCCAGAGCGGGTGGTACTGCACTGCTTCTCCGGTGACATGGAGATGGCCCGCGAGTGTGTGCGGCGCGGCTACTTCCTGTCGTTCGCCGGGACGGTCACCTTCAAGAACGCCAGGGACCTGCGCAACGCGCTCGCGGTGACCCCGCTGGAGCACCTGCTGGTCGAGACCGACGCGCCCTATCTGACGCCGAGCCCGCACCGCGGTCAGCTCAACGCGCCCTATCTGGTGCCGCACACGGTGCGCGCGATGGCCGAGACGCTCAACGTCGCCGTGCCCACGCTCTGCGAGGCGCTGTCCGCCAACTCCGAGGCGGTCTACGGCCCCTGGTAG
- the rsmA gene encoding 16S rRNA (adenine(1518)-N(6)/adenine(1519)-N(6))-dimethyltransferase RsmA — protein MEPHPHDQLLGPAEIRELAGRLGIRPTKSWGQNFVIDPNTVRKIVRQAGVGPDDVVLEVGPGLGSLTLALLHVVDRVTAVEIDPALAEQLPRTVAELAPGRADRLTVLHQDALRVTELPDPQPTALVANLPYNVAVPVVLNLLEALPSLQRVLVMVQLEVAERLAATPGGRIYGVPSVKAAWYAEVSSAGRVGRNVFWPAPNVDSGLVRMVRSDPPSTTAKRSEVFAVVDAAFAQRRKTLRAALAGWAGSPAAAEDILRRAGVDPGARGERLTVEQFAAVAEARATDQ, from the coding sequence ATGGAGCCGCACCCGCACGACCAGCTGCTCGGCCCCGCCGAGATCCGCGAGCTGGCGGGACGTCTGGGGATCCGGCCGACCAAGAGCTGGGGGCAGAACTTCGTCATCGACCCCAACACCGTCCGCAAGATCGTCCGACAGGCCGGCGTCGGCCCTGACGACGTCGTGCTGGAGGTGGGGCCGGGTCTGGGGTCGCTGACCCTCGCGCTGCTGCACGTCGTGGACCGGGTGACCGCGGTCGAGATCGACCCGGCGCTGGCCGAGCAGCTCCCCAGGACAGTGGCCGAGCTGGCCCCCGGGCGGGCCGACCGGTTGACCGTGCTGCACCAGGACGCGCTGCGGGTCACCGAGCTGCCCGACCCGCAGCCGACCGCGCTGGTGGCCAACCTGCCCTACAACGTCGCGGTGCCGGTCGTGCTCAACCTGCTGGAGGCCCTCCCGAGCCTGCAGCGGGTGCTGGTGATGGTCCAGCTCGAGGTGGCGGAGCGGTTGGCAGCGACGCCGGGCGGACGCATCTATGGCGTCCCGAGCGTCAAGGCCGCCTGGTATGCCGAGGTCTCCTCGGCGGGTCGCGTCGGTCGCAACGTGTTCTGGCCGGCGCCCAACGTCGACTCCGGCCTGGTGCGCATGGTCCGCAGTGACCCGCCGAGCACGACAGCGAAGCGGTCCGAGGTGTTTGCGGTGGTCGACGCCGCCTTCGCGCAGCGGCGCAAGACCCTGCGAGCGGCGCTCGCGGGCTGGGCCGGGTCCCCGGCAGCGGCCGAGGATATCCTGCGTCGAGCGGGCGTGGACCCGGGGGCGCGCGGAGAGCGTCTGACCGTGGAGCAGTTCGCGGCGGTGGCTGAGGCCCGGGCCACGGACCAATAG
- a CDS encoding ABC-F family ATP-binding cassette domain-containing protein → MANLISTDGVHLVAGTQVLLDDVSLGVLDGERIGVLGRNGGGKTSLLRVLLGTRDVDAGRVLRPAGVTMGMLAQADVLDPGATVRDVVLGDLAEHEWASHARIREIMTGLLGDLDASALGGLDSVIGAKSGGELRRLALAALLVADPDLILLDEPTNHLDVEGVAWLAAYLAQRRPRPGSGLLFVTHDRWFLDAVATGTWEVGEGQVHSYDGGYAAYVLARAERSRVAAVTEERRNNLLRKELAWLQRGAPARTSKPRFRIDAAEALVANEPPPRDSVEMVRFATTRLGKDVFDLVDATIQLGDRVLLDEVTWRIGPGDRFGVVGVNGAGKSTLLRALMGEVSLESGRLKTGKTVRWAYLSQDLRELEAAAGKKVIDAITEVRSFTILGGKEISASQLATRLGFTGGRQQSRVGDLSGGERRRLQFLRLLMDEPNVLMLDEPTNDLDIDTLTSMEDVLDGWAGTLIVVSHDRYLLERMTDRQVALLGDGALRDLPGGVDQYLQLRRELVDHRSRAAVREADRARGGAPSAAGGSVGAGAAPTASAAELREARKAVARVEKSLARVGERETRVHEQMAAQATDAHAMTRLSAELAQLHEEREGLELEWLEAAETIE, encoded by the coding sequence ATGGCCAACCTCATCTCCACGGACGGGGTCCACCTCGTCGCCGGCACGCAGGTGCTCCTGGATGACGTCTCGCTCGGCGTGCTCGACGGTGAGCGGATCGGTGTCCTCGGCCGCAACGGGGGCGGCAAGACCTCCCTGCTTCGGGTGCTCCTGGGGACCCGTGACGTCGACGCCGGCCGGGTCCTGCGCCCGGCAGGCGTCACGATGGGCATGCTCGCGCAGGCCGACGTGCTCGACCCCGGCGCCACCGTCCGCGACGTGGTTCTGGGGGACCTGGCCGAGCACGAGTGGGCCAGCCACGCCCGCATCCGGGAGATCATGACCGGCCTGCTGGGCGACCTGGACGCCTCCGCCCTCGGCGGCCTCGACTCGGTCATCGGCGCGAAGTCCGGTGGTGAGCTGCGCCGGCTGGCGCTGGCAGCGCTCCTGGTGGCCGACCCCGACCTGATCCTGCTCGACGAGCCCACCAACCACCTGGACGTCGAAGGGGTCGCCTGGCTGGCGGCATACCTCGCGCAGCGTCGTCCCCGGCCGGGCAGCGGGCTGCTCTTCGTCACCCACGACCGGTGGTTCCTGGACGCGGTGGCCACCGGCACCTGGGAGGTCGGCGAGGGGCAGGTGCACAGCTATGACGGGGGTTATGCGGCCTATGTGCTGGCCCGCGCGGAGCGGTCGCGCGTCGCCGCAGTCACCGAGGAGCGGCGCAACAACCTGCTGCGCAAGGAGCTCGCCTGGCTGCAGCGGGGGGCCCCGGCGCGCACGAGCAAACCGCGCTTCCGGATCGATGCTGCCGAGGCGCTGGTCGCCAACGAGCCGCCGCCCCGGGACAGCGTCGAGATGGTCCGCTTTGCCACGACGCGGCTGGGCAAGGACGTGTTCGACCTGGTCGACGCGACCATCCAGCTCGGCGACCGCGTCCTGCTGGACGAGGTGACCTGGCGGATCGGGCCGGGTGACCGGTTCGGGGTCGTCGGCGTCAACGGCGCCGGCAAGTCGACCCTGCTGCGGGCGCTGATGGGCGAGGTGTCCTTGGAGTCGGGCCGGCTCAAGACCGGCAAGACGGTGCGCTGGGCCTATCTCAGCCAGGACCTGCGGGAGCTGGAGGCCGCCGCGGGCAAGAAGGTCATCGACGCGATCACCGAGGTCCGCTCCTTCACGATCCTGGGCGGCAAGGAGATCTCGGCGAGCCAGCTGGCCACCCGCCTCGGCTTCACCGGCGGGCGCCAGCAGTCGCGGGTGGGCGACCTCTCAGGTGGTGAGCGGCGACGCCTGCAGTTCCTCAGGCTGCTGATGGACGAGCCCAACGTGCTGATGCTGGACGAGCCGACCAACGACCTGGACATCGACACGCTGACCTCCATGGAGGACGTGCTCGACGGCTGGGCCGGGACCCTGATCGTGGTCTCGCACGACCGATACCTGCTGGAGCGTATGACGGACCGCCAGGTCGCCCTGCTCGGCGACGGGGCGCTGCGGGACCTGCCGGGTGGGGTGGATCAGTATCTGCAGCTGCGCCGCGAGCTGGTGGACCACCGGTCCAGGGCTGCCGTCCGGGAGGCGGACCGCGCCCGCGGTGGGGCGCCCTCAGCTGCCGGCGGGTCTGTCGGCGCGGGCGCCGCGCCCACGGCGAGTGCGGCAGAGCTGCGGGAGGCCCGCAAGGCCGTCGCCCGCGTCGAGAAGTCGCTGGCACGGGTGGGGGAGCGCGAGACGCGGGTCCATGAACAGATGGCGGCCCAGGCGACCGACGCACACGCGATGACCAGGCTCAGCGCAGAGCTGGCCCAGCTGCACGAGGAGCGCGAGGGGCTGGAGCTGGAGTGGCTCGAGGCTGCCGAGACCATCGAGTAG
- a CDS encoding TetR/AcrR family transcriptional regulator: MTGPQRREQLIVVGRTLFSEKGFEGTTVEEIAASAEVSKPVIYEHFGGKEGLYAVVVDREIQALLTAITDALSEPAHPRALLERAALSLLDYVENSTEGFRILVRDSPPGQSTGSFASLISDVASQVEHILAAEFKRQKLDPKMAPLYAQMLVGMVATPGGWWLDSRRIKKEDVAAHVVNLAWNGLSGLESKPGLRLIHPKGK, translated from the coding sequence ATGACCGGGCCCCAGCGGCGCGAGCAGCTGATCGTCGTCGGTCGGACACTGTTCTCCGAGAAGGGCTTCGAGGGCACCACGGTCGAGGAGATCGCGGCCAGCGCCGAGGTCTCCAAGCCGGTGATCTATGAGCACTTCGGCGGCAAAGAGGGTCTTTATGCCGTCGTCGTCGACCGCGAGATCCAGGCACTGCTTACCGCGATCACCGACGCGCTCTCCGAGCCGGCCCACCCGCGGGCTCTATTGGAGCGAGCGGCGCTGTCACTGCTCGACTACGTCGAGAACTCCACCGAGGGGTTCCGGATCCTGGTGCGGGACAGCCCGCCCGGACAGTCCACCGGCTCCTTCGCCTCGCTGATCAGCGATGTGGCCAGCCAGGTCGAGCACATCCTGGCGGCCGAGTTCAAGCGTCAGAAGCTCGACCCCAAGATGGCCCCTCTCTATGCCCAGATGCTGGTCGGGATGGTCGCCACGCCCGGCGGCTGGTGGCTCGACTCCCGCCGCATCAAGAAGGAGGACGTGGCCGCCCACGTCGTCAACCTCGCGTGGAACGGGCTGTCCGGCCTGGAGTCCAAGCCCGGCCTGCGCCTGATCCACCCCAAGGGCAAGTAG
- a CDS encoding SDR family NAD(P)-dependent oxidoreductase, with amino-acid sequence MTDAMSDSGRGVLVTGSSRGVGAATARAFAQRGDRVAVHYRGAKESARAVLDSLPGTGHVLLGADLASPEETQRLAADAAQALGRVDVLVNNAALFLDPAAGGSRRGDHRVTDTDYDSWVRAWQTTLATNLLGPANLTFCVARHMMEVPPADGRPVGRVVNVGSRGAYRGEPDVPAYGASKAGLHAFGQSMAVALAPHGISVTSLAPGFIATDMAAQLLDGPAGDQIRGQSPFGRVATPEEVAGAIVGLAEPAAEWTSGAVVDFNGASYLR; translated from the coding sequence ATGACTGATGCCATGAGTGATTCCGGGCGGGGCGTGCTGGTGACCGGCTCCTCGCGAGGAGTGGGGGCTGCCACCGCCCGCGCCTTCGCGCAACGGGGCGACCGCGTGGCGGTCCACTACCGCGGCGCGAAGGAGTCGGCCCGTGCGGTGCTCGACAGCCTGCCAGGAACTGGCCACGTGCTGCTGGGGGCCGACCTCGCCTCCCCCGAGGAGACGCAGAGGCTGGCCGCGGATGCCGCGCAGGCCCTCGGGCGGGTCGACGTCCTGGTCAACAATGCGGCGCTCTTCCTTGACCCGGCGGCCGGCGGCAGCCGACGCGGCGACCACCGGGTGACCGACACCGACTACGACAGCTGGGTGCGCGCCTGGCAGACGACGCTGGCCACCAACCTCCTGGGGCCGGCCAACCTGACCTTCTGCGTGGCCCGTCACATGATGGAGGTGCCGCCCGCGGACGGCCGGCCCGTCGGAAGGGTCGTCAACGTCGGTTCGCGCGGGGCCTACCGCGGCGAACCCGACGTGCCTGCGTATGGCGCGAGCAAGGCCGGTCTGCACGCGTTCGGGCAGTCGATGGCCGTGGCCCTGGCGCCGCACGGCATCAGCGTGACGTCCCTCGCACCAGGGTTCATCGCGACCGACATGGCCGCGCAGCTCCTCGATGGTCCGGCCGGTGACCAGATCCGTGGGCAGAGCCCGTTCGGCCGGGTCGCCACTCCCGAGGAGGTCGCCGGGGCCATCGTGGGTCTGGCCGAGCCGGCCGCGGAGTGGACCTCCGGTGCCGTCGTCGACTTCAACGGGGCGAGCTACCTGCGCTGA
- a CDS encoding MarR family winged helix-turn-helix transcriptional regulator — MSDTGSRAADQVDDIVAAWRRERPDLDVSPLEVLSRVSRLARHLDLARRHAFERVDLVAWEFDVLSALRRSGEPYQLSAGELVRQTMVTSGTMTNRIDRLLARGMVARAPSESDRRTVLITLTAQGREAVDSALADLVTDEHELLAGLSVRERDELAAALRRLLAPFEQD, encoded by the coding sequence ATGAGTGACACCGGGTCCCGAGCCGCCGACCAGGTGGACGACATCGTCGCTGCCTGGCGGCGCGAGCGCCCTGACCTGGACGTCTCCCCACTCGAGGTGCTCTCCCGGGTCAGCCGTCTGGCCCGACACCTCGACCTGGCGCGTAGGCATGCGTTCGAGCGGGTGGACCTCGTGGCCTGGGAGTTCGACGTGCTCTCGGCCCTGCGCCGGTCGGGGGAGCCCTACCAGCTGTCCGCCGGCGAGCTGGTGCGGCAGACGATGGTCACCAGCGGCACCATGACCAACCGGATCGACCGGCTGCTGGCCAGAGGGATGGTGGCCAGAGCCCCCTCGGAGAGCGATCGGCGCACGGTGCTGATCACGCTGACCGCACAGGGCCGTGAGGCGGTGGACTCGGCGCTGGCCGACCTGGTGACCGATGAGCATGAGCTGCTGGCCGGACTGTCGGTCCGCGAGCGGGACGAGCTCGCTGCTGCGCTGCGCCGGCTGCTGGCACCGTTCGAGCAGGACTAG
- the metG gene encoding methionine--tRNA ligase → MSHVLSAVAWPYANGPRHIGHVAGFGVPSDVFSRFMRMAGHDVLMVSGSDEHGTPILVQADKGGMSPQEFIDLNHGLIAKDLVALGVSYDLYTRTTTANHHHVVQQMFLACHANGYMVEQSQQVAISPSTGRTLPDRFIEGTCPICGYAEARGDQCDNCGNQLDPTDLVNPHSKINGETPEFKDTQHFFLDLPALAEALGAWLDGREASGLWRPNVIKFSQNILEEIRPRAMTRDIDWGITVPLDGWADNPSKKLYVWFDAVIGYLSASVEWARRQGEPERWRDWWNDPKALSYYFMGKDNITFHSQIWPAEMLAHNGEGARGGQEGPFGHLNLPTEVVSSEFLTMEGRAFSTSRSIVILVRDVLDRYQPDALRYFLSAAAPETADSDFSWPEFVKRTNNELVAGWGNLVNRTASMVAKNFGEVPAAGELEEIDRALLQQVADGFDAVGRLIGAHRQKAGLAEAMRLVGEANAYVSATEPFKLKGEDQRERLATVLHVLAQVVVDLNTILSPYLPHSSTAVHQALGGEGVFQPMPVVEKVTDLDDPTRPDYPVITGDYSTAPRWEHRPIRVGTPVAKPTPIFTKLDPGTAGEERRRLGLPEE, encoded by the coding sequence ATGAGCCATGTCCTGTCTGCCGTCGCCTGGCCCTATGCCAACGGACCCCGTCACATCGGCCACGTCGCCGGTTTCGGCGTCCCCTCCGACGTGTTCAGCAGGTTCATGCGGATGGCCGGTCACGACGTGCTCATGGTGTCGGGATCCGACGAGCACGGGACCCCGATCCTGGTCCAGGCCGACAAGGGCGGGATGAGCCCCCAGGAGTTCATCGACCTCAACCACGGCCTGATCGCCAAGGACCTCGTCGCGCTCGGCGTCTCCTACGACCTCTACACCCGCACCACCACGGCCAACCACCACCACGTGGTGCAGCAGATGTTCCTGGCCTGTCACGCCAACGGCTACATGGTCGAGCAGTCGCAGCAGGTTGCGATCAGCCCCTCGACAGGGCGCACGCTGCCGGACCGGTTCATCGAGGGCACCTGCCCGATCTGCGGGTATGCCGAGGCTCGGGGCGACCAGTGCGACAACTGCGGCAACCAGCTCGACCCGACGGACCTGGTGAACCCGCACTCCAAGATCAACGGCGAGACACCGGAGTTCAAGGACACCCAGCACTTCTTCCTCGACCTGCCGGCGCTCGCCGAGGCGCTGGGCGCCTGGCTCGACGGACGCGAGGCCAGTGGTCTGTGGCGTCCCAACGTCATCAAGTTCTCCCAGAACATCCTGGAGGAGATCCGGCCGCGGGCGATGACCCGCGACATCGACTGGGGCATCACCGTCCCGCTCGACGGCTGGGCGGACAACCCCTCCAAGAAGCTCTATGTCTGGTTCGACGCCGTCATCGGCTATCTCTCGGCGTCGGTCGAGTGGGCCCGACGCCAGGGGGAGCCCGAGCGCTGGCGCGACTGGTGGAACGATCCCAAGGCCCTGTCCTACTACTTCATGGGCAAGGACAACATCACCTTCCACTCCCAGATCTGGCCCGCCGAGATGCTCGCGCACAACGGCGAGGGCGCCCGCGGCGGGCAGGAAGGGCCCTTCGGGCACCTGAACCTGCCCACCGAGGTCGTGTCCAGCGAGTTCCTGACGATGGAGGGCAGGGCGTTCTCCACCTCGCGCAGCATCGTCATCCTGGTGCGCGACGTCCTGGATCGCTATCAGCCCGACGCCCTGCGCTACTTCCTCTCGGCCGCGGCACCGGAGACGGCAGACTCCGACTTCAGCTGGCCGGAGTTCGTCAAGCGCACCAACAACGAGCTCGTGGCCGGCTGGGGCAACCTGGTCAACCGCACCGCCTCGATGGTCGCCAAGAACTTCGGGGAGGTCCCGGCCGCCGGCGAGCTCGAGGAGATCGACCGTGCCCTCCTCCAGCAGGTCGCCGACGGGTTCGACGCGGTCGGCCGACTCATCGGAGCCCACCGGCAGAAGGCCGGGCTCGCCGAGGCGATGCGTCTGGTCGGCGAGGCCAACGCCTATGTCTCCGCCACTGAGCCGTTCAAGCTCAAGGGCGAGGACCAGCGCGAACGGCTGGCGACGGTGCTGCACGTCCTCGCCCAGGTCGTGGTCGACCTCAACACGATCCTGTCGCCCTATCTGCCGCACAGCTCCACCGCGGTGCACCAGGCACTCGGCGGCGAGGGCGTCTTCCAGCCGATGCCGGTCGTGGAGAAGGTCACTGACCTGGACGACCCGACGCGCCCGGACTATCCGGTCATCACCGGCGACTACTCCACCGCGCCCCGCTGGGAGCACCGGCCGATCCGCGTCGGCACCCCCGTGGCCAAGCCCACGCCCATCTTCACCAAGCTCGACCCGGGCACTGCTGGCGAGGAGCGGCGCCGCCTGGGGCTGCCCGAGGAATGA
- a CDS encoding superoxide dismutase, which produces MADYALPDLPYDYGALAPHISGEIMELHHSKHHNAYVTGANTALEKLAEARDKDSFDSVNMLSKNLAFNLAGHVNHTVFWPNMSPDGGDKPVGELASAIDDTFGSFDAFRAHFTANALGIQGSGWSILAWDTLGEKLILCQLYDHQGNLSAGLVPLLMLDMWEHAFYLQYKNVKADYVKAWWNIANWADVQERFDGARTKTAGLITPHA; this is translated from the coding sequence GTGGCTGACTATGCACTTCCCGACCTTCCGTATGACTATGGCGCCCTCGCACCGCACATCTCCGGCGAGATCATGGAGCTGCACCACTCCAAGCACCACAACGCCTATGTCACGGGCGCCAACACGGCGCTGGAGAAGTTGGCCGAGGCCCGCGACAAGGACTCCTTCGACTCCGTCAACATGCTGTCCAAGAACCTCGCGTTCAACCTGGCCGGGCACGTGAACCACACGGTCTTCTGGCCCAACATGTCCCCGGACGGTGGCGACAAGCCGGTCGGTGAGTTGGCCTCCGCGATCGACGACACCTTCGGCTCGTTCGACGCCTTCCGCGCCCACTTCACCGCCAACGCGCTGGGCATCCAGGGCTCCGGCTGGTCGATCCTGGCCTGGGACACCCTGGGCGAGAAGCTCATCCTCTGCCAGCTCTACGACCACCAGGGCAACCTGTCCGCCGGTCTGGTGCCGCTGCTGATGCTGGACATGTGGGAGCACGCGTTCTATCTGCAATACAAGAACGTCAAGGCCGACTACGTCAAGGCGTGGTGGAACATCGCCAACTGGGCCGACGTGCAGGAGCGCTTCGACGGCGCCCGCACCAAGACTGCTGGTCTGATCACGCCCCACGCCTGA